AAGATACTCTACAATATAATTTTTTGTATAGCGTTCGCTTTCAAAATGTCCAATATCTGCTAAAAGGAGCTTGTTTTCGGCTTCATAAAACTGATGGTATTTTAAATCAGCTGTTAAATAAGCATCTGCTCCAGCTTGAATTGCATTTGAAATAGCAAAACTTCCAGCTCCACCAAGTACGGCTACTTTTTTTATTTTATTACCCGTAAAACTAGAGTGTCTGATACCACCACAGTCCATTTGCTTTTTTACAAAGGTAAGAAATTCAGTTTCTTGCATGGGTTCTTGAAGTTCGCCTATCATTCCTAAGCCAATGTTTTGATGTTTGTTTTGCAGGGTGTATATTTCATGAGCAACTTCTTCATAAATGTGGCTGTTAAATAGAGCAGTAAGAATTTTGCGTTCCAAATGTTTCTCATAAGTCACTTCTATTTTGACTTCGGTGCTTTGAACAAGTTCATGACGGTCTCCTACAACGGGATTACTGTTTTGATTGCCTCTGAAAGTTCCCGTTCCAGTAGAGCTAAAACTACAGTTTTCATAATTGCCTATGTTGCCAGCGCCTGCTGCAAATAAAGCAGACCGAACGATTTCGGCATTGTCAAGCGGGGCGTAAGTCACTAGTTTTCGAATAAATTGCTCTTTAGGAATCAGGATTTTTGTATTGATCAACCCAAGAGCATCACTAAATATTTTATTGACACCTTCTTGATGATTATCCAGGGCAGTATGAACGGCGTATATAGCGATATCATTTTTTATGGCTTTAATAACAGCACGCTCTACATAATTTTTTCCGGTTATCTTTTTTAATCCAGAAAATAAAATCGGATGAAAACACACGACAAGATTGCATTTTTTTGCAATAGCTTCATCTATAATAGCCTCTAGAGCATCATGACAAACTAAAATTCCGGTAGCTTCGGTCTCTTGATCGCCTACAAGTAATCCTATATTATCAAATTCTTCGGCATAGGCAGTGGGAGCCATTTCTTCGAGTACGTAAATTATTTCTTTGATTTTCATGTTCTTGATACGGATAGAAGTAGATTTCGGTTTATTTAAATTTTAAAAATATTTTATAATTGCTGAAATCTGTACTAGATTTTTAATTCAAAGATAATTTATTCTACTTTCGTAAAATGAAATTACTGAGAAAAATACTTTTTCCGTTTGCTGTTTTGTATGGCTTGGTCACTAGTATTCGTAACTTTTTATATGATATTGGAGTACTTAAGGCTGCTTTTTTTGATGTACCAGTTATTGCTGTTGGGAATTTAAGTGTTGGAGGTACTGGAAAATCTCCTCAAATAGAATATTTAATCCGTTTACTTAATAATAATTATAAGGTAGCTACATTGAGTAGAGGATATAAAAGACAGTCCTCAGGATACATTTTGGCGCAAGCCGGAACCAGTGCAAAAATTTTGGGTGATGAACCGTTTCAATTTTTTAGTAAATTCCCAACAATTCAAGTGGCTGTAGATGCCGATAGAAAAAACGGAATTGAGCAGTTAAT
This portion of the Flavobacterium sp. CECT 9288 genome encodes:
- a CDS encoding Nif3-like dinuclear metal center hexameric protein, translated to MKIKEIIYVLEEMAPTAYAEEFDNIGLLVGDQETEATGILVCHDALEAIIDEAIAKKCNLVVCFHPILFSGLKKITGKNYVERAVIKAIKNDIAIYAVHTALDNHQEGVNKIFSDALGLINTKILIPKEQFIRKLVTYAPLDNAEIVRSALFAAGAGNIGNYENCSFSSTGTGTFRGNQNSNPVVGDRHELVQSTEVKIEVTYEKHLERKILTALFNSHIYEEVAHEIYTLQNKHQNIGLGMIGELQEPMQETEFLTFVKKQMDCGGIRHSSFTGNKIKKVAVLGGAGSFAISNAIQAGADAYLTADLKYHQFYEAENKLLLADIGHFESERYTKNYIVEYLRKKILNFAIILSEENSNPVKYL